ACGGTCTCTTAACGATTTTTTTGATATAATCTCTATCTTCTCCATAAACATCCTATTTTTACCTGCAAGCAGATTAATCAGATTATCAATGACTTGCTTATGACTGCTGCATTCCTTTCGACAGGACTTTAACAGCTTATCATAATGAATAAATAGTATACTGCTTTCGGTTGCAGCTTTATAATTTACAGTACAGTTTCCTGCCATAGGACGGATGAACACCTCTCCAAAAGTATTAGTTTCCTTGATTTCCGTGTAAAAGTACTTATTTCCATAGTAGTCTACCTTTTCCATAAATACCCGCCCCTCTAAGATAAGTCCAACAAAATCAATGGTGTTGCCGGCAAGTATAATGTACTCATCCTTTTTATAATACCTGCCATATGCCTCCATACATTTTAATAAAACCGGTATGTCGGATTCACTTACTTTTTCAAAGAGGGGATGTGCTGCTATATTTTCATAATACACTCGTAAGCTCCATCCTTTCCTTATTCCTATTTGGAGTATAACATACCATTAGATAAATATTAATAGACTATGAAAAATTTATGAATAAAAGTTGCTATAGCAACTCATTTTTAGCACACTTCTGATACAATCAATAATGTTGTCTAAAAAGCAGGTTCTATTTAGTACAACACGGACACTTATTATTAACATCTTTTAGGAGGTTTCTTTATGGAAGCAATAAATATATTTAAGGATTTAGCAATCATTATTATCTCAGCGAAATGCTTTGGGATTCTAGCTAGAAAATTAAAAGCTCCCCAAGTGGTCGGTGAAATTATTGCCGGGCTTATAATTGGCCCAAGTATCCTTGGGATTGTGAACCAAAGCGATTTTTTAATACAAATGGCTGAAATAGGTGTTATCCTATTAATGTTTATGGCCGGTCTTGAAACAGATTTACAAGACTTAATAAAAACTGGTCCAAAAGCTTTACTCATAGCCTGTATGGGTGTTTTCATCCCCCTTATCGGCGGCTATTTTTTATACAGCGGCTTTTACGGAGTCTCGCCTATTGGTTCAGAAGATTTTTATAAGGCCGTTTTTATAGGTGTTATTCTGACCGCTACTTCCGTTAGCATTACTGTTCAAACCTTAAGAGAGCTTGGCAAGTTAAAAGGTACAATAGGTACTACCATTCTAAGTGCAGCAATAATTGATGATGTAATTGGTATCATTGTACTTACCTTTGTTATCGGCTTTAAAAATCCAAATGTAAATCCTATGAGTGTTATAATCAACACCGTTTTGTTCTTCCTCTTCTGTGGTGTAGTCGGATTTTTACTCTATCTTCTGTTCAGAGAACTGGATAAAAAGTATTCCAGAAAACGAAGAATTCCAATCTTTGGACTGGTATTGTGTCTTTCCTTGGCGTATATTGCTGAGAAATATTTTGGAATCGCAGATATTACCGGTGCTTACATTGCCGGAATTATACTTTGCAGTATTCAGGACTCTACCTACATAGCTGAAAAAATGGATGTCAGTTCTTACATGATTTTCGGTCCCATATTTTTTGCTAGTATAGGCCTAAAAACTTCTTTTGAAGGAATTTCAACAGAGCTACTCTTCTTCTCCTTTGGATTTGTGGCAGTAGGATTGTTAACTAAGATTATTGGATGTGGTATTACCTCACGCTTATTAAAATTCAATAAGTTAGACTCCCTAAGAATTGGTATCGGGATGATGACCCGTGGAGAAGTTGCACTGATAGTTGCTCAAAAAGGCTTGTCCGTTGGACTTTTAAGCCCTATTTATTTCACTTCGGTTATACTTCTTATAATTGTTTCTTCAATCATTACCCCTATTACAATGAAATTATTATACCGACGAAATTCTCAGGCCACTGAAGTTTAACAATACATTAGACTGGTGCATGGGTGGAACTATCCATTACACCAGTCCTCGTGATATTTTTTATATTCTGGCACTCATAAGACTACTCGATGCGTATCTTTTTAGTCCTTTATAAAATATAAGTCCAGCCAGACTACATATGGCAGCCGTAAAACCCAGAACCCCAAGCAGTAAATCCAGCCTGAAGCGTACCATAAGCCTAACCGGCAGATACACTGCAAACCCGGTAGGAATTACCGTATATAACAATAACCGCACAATTCCTTTAAATATTCCGTCTGGATACGTAGAGACAGAAACCATGACATTCATTAAATTATTGCTTAGAATATCTGCCCTAACAAGCCAAAAGGACAGGCTGCCAGTAATTACCGCAAAGGCAGTAAGTATAATGCCTCCGGTAATAGTAAATAAAGTAAAGAAGCATAAATTACGTATAGAGAAATTAAAA
The nucleotide sequence above comes from Anaerocolumna cellulosilytica. Encoded proteins:
- a CDS encoding Crp/Fnr family transcriptional regulator; translated protein: MYYENIAAHPLFEKVSESDIPVLLKCMEAYGRYYKKDEYIILAGNTIDFVGLILEGRVFMEKVDYYGNKYFYTEIKETNTFGEVFIRPMAGNCTVNYKAATESSILFIHYDKLLKSCRKECSSHKQVIDNLINLLAGKNRMFMEKIEIISKKSLRDRILTYLALLMEKSNKTTVRSPLNRKEMAEFLCVNRSAMIRELKRLKEEEIIDYYSNSFIIKKIIVK
- a CDS encoding cation:proton antiporter, whose product is MEAINIFKDLAIIIISAKCFGILARKLKAPQVVGEIIAGLIIGPSILGIVNQSDFLIQMAEIGVILLMFMAGLETDLQDLIKTGPKALLIACMGVFIPLIGGYFLYSGFYGVSPIGSEDFYKAVFIGVILTATSVSITVQTLRELGKLKGTIGTTILSAAIIDDVIGIIVLTFVIGFKNPNVNPMSVIINTVLFFLFCGVVGFLLYLLFRELDKKYSRKRRIPIFGLVLCLSLAYIAEKYFGIADITGAYIAGIILCSIQDSTYIAEKMDVSSYMIFGPIFFASIGLKTSFEGISTELLFFSFGFVAVGLLTKIIGCGITSRLLKFNKLDSLRIGIGMMTRGEVALIVAQKGLSVGLLSPIYFTSVILLIIVSSIITPITMKLLYRRNSQATEV